The Saccharomyces eubayanus strain FM1318 chromosome XIII, whole genome shotgun sequence DNA segment AATTCCACAAGGCATAAATAAAGATATGATGATATCTCACTTGATAAGggaaattttgatttataTCAAGTGGAAAGAAGATAGCGATTATTGTAGCTTTTTGATGGTGGAAGATGCCTTTAGGRAATTAGGCGCTGAGTCTATTTTATTGAAGGAGCTGATCGAAGATGTgaataaaataaagataaatgTCTGAAAAGTAAAATGCATTATATACAACTTTATCTATGCGTGTACATATGTgtatcaaaaacaaaagaagatagtctttttttttgcaactATTTTTTACTCAACTTCAGCCACTTAGGTACTTTATTCAAAgtcttcttgatctttgGAACATTATCAGAGTGACTCTGTGTGTTAGAACTATCGGTAGACTCTGGTGACGGGGTCACGGTTGCTTGATGTGAGATTTTTTGCGCATCTTTCAGCAAATGAGGTTTTAAGAATGGACCAGTGGAAGTTGAAtcagtttcaaaaagtaaCATTGTTTTAGAACCGAACTCCAAGTCCTCCAGTAGCTTCTGATCATCGTTGGCTAAGGGTTTGAAAGGGTGTGATTGGTTTAATGTGAAGTTTATTTTGTCATCGAGCAAGGATTGTGAAACGATGTCATAAACGGTATGCATATCTTCATCTGGTTTAAATGCTATTTCAATGTGGCTTCTATCAGGAAACTTTATTCTTAGTAGGCACTCAGTGACAGacttgtttttttttgatagaCCGTGGGCTGCTTGTTCTCTGAGCCTTTTCGTTAGGATAGGACCACCTAAAGTACCGGCTTTCATAGATAGCATTTGTTGATACCTTCTCGCTTGTTCCACGGTCAATTCGtagtcttcttcttcctccaTTTGGTCAACCGCTAGCGGTTCGTTTGAAGGCAAGAATACGGAAGGTTTATGAAGTTCGTGGGAGGGTGGCTCGGCTACTGTTGCTGGAGTTGTCATTGGGGACAAAGCTTGCTTAAGTGGAGTAGCGGTGTTGCTAATATTGTTCTCGGCATTTCCAGACAACGAACCGGGGATAAGTAGTCTGATCGAGGAAGACTCTTGGATTCCTAGATTTTCCAGGGTTAAACtgtcattttcaatagtttTATAATCTACGATCTGGGAGAAGACttgaattttgaaatcacCTTCTGTAAAGCCGCTAACACTTCGCAAAATTGGGGCAATTGGTTCATTTAGCGAAACCTCTTTGATTGTTGAATCCCTTCCTGGAATCTGAAATCGTATCTTAATAGTCTTTGAGGGCGTACCGTTGTGGTTATCGTTCTTTGCCACCCGAAAGTTGGAGTTTTTCGATAGTTCTAAATTGACGCCCATTGGTAGATTCAGCAATCTCCATGGCAGGTCCAATGGCACGGGCTTGCTTAAATGTAGCAACGTCCACTCGTTGGAAGAGGCGGGCACCTGGAAGAACTGTAAAGATTGATGTAAAACGTCATTTAACGTGGAATTGGACGATACTTTGCATTTGAAAAGCTGAAAGTTGTACTTCACGGTAACCGTTGCCATTATGAATAAGATGAATGAGGTTCCGATGCTTGATTCTTTGCTGTTGCTACTTTGGGGTGTGCAagtttatcttcttctttggtgttttttttttggttttttgcCACACATGGGGAATTCAGTAAAGTGAATTCGACCTTTTCTCTCAAAGGATTTAAATTAACAGCGCGATGGTAACCAAACACACAAGAGCAACGTTCATGCTGCAACCGTACATAAAAACCAAGGCCGTCTACTGCACAGGCTTCTGATTCCATGTATATGCACGGGAATGCGCATGGTGTCACAAGACTGAAATATTGTTCTGTAAGAGGCTTAAGAGAGGGCAAGAGGTGGTGGCGACAGGAAACGGGCGCGCACAGGCAGTAACACTGTCTGAGTGATCACTACTGTTGTCCCTGTCGCCGATTTTGTCTTTTACTGtatattataaataatGACCTAATTTCTTGTATGGTCCGGTTATTCCGAgggttgtttttttttttatggcCATAAttacgttttttttttaatatttgaTCTGGTGCTATTAAAAAAGGATTGATTGACTGGAccctaaaaaaaaaaagactgCTAGCAGAAAGAGAGTGTCGgttgaataaaaatgttgaaagaaGCCTCAGCTAGGTTGCGAGAGGCTATTATCGAAGGGAACTTACTCATAGTGAAAAGGCTATTGCGACGGTATCCGGATTTGCTGACCAATATCGACTCAGAGAATGGATGGAGTTCACTGCACTACGCCTCGTACCATGGAAGGTACCTGATATGCGTGTACTTGATACAGTTGGGCCACGACAAGCACGAGCTGATCAAAACGTTCAAGGGGAACACGTGCGTGCATCTGGCATTGATGAGGGGACACGAACAAACGCTGCATCTCCTTCTACAGCAATTTCCGCAGTTTATCAACCACCGCGGGGAGAATGGCAGGGCCCCCATCCATATAGCGTGCATGAAAAACTACTACCAGTGCCTGAGTCTATTGATAGGGGTCGGGGCCGATCTCTGGGTCATGGATACCAACGGCGACACGCCGCTGCATGTATGCCTGGAGTACGGCAGTTTGAATTGCATGAAGATGCTCGTCAACGAGGGCGAGGTGTCGTTGGACGACAACGTCAAGGACAAGGGTAACTGGAAGCCGCTTGATGTGGCGCAGACGTTCGAAGTGGGGAATGTATATTCAAAAGTGTTAAAAGAcgtgaagaagaaggggGTACCGCTGGGCACCGGCAAGAAACCCAGTTCGTTCAGGACTCCCATCTTGGGCGCGAAAGCCGCTTTCGAAGACGGACCTTCTCCAGTGCTAAGCATGAACTCACCGTATTCGCTCTATTCTAACAACAGCCCGCTCCCGGCACTACCAAGAGGAATATCGACGCACAATGCGAGCGTCACTGGAGGGACCAACCGCAG contains these protein-coding regions:
- the UBX4 gene encoding Ubx4p, giving the protein MATVTVKYNFQLFKCKVSSNSTLNDVLHQSLQFFQVPASSNEWTLLHLSKPVPLDLPWRLLNLPMGVNLELSKNSNFRVAKNDNHNGTPSKTIKIRFQIPGRDSTIKEVSLNEPIAPILRSVSGFTEGDFKIQVFSQIVDYKTIENDSLTLENLGIQESSSIRLLIPGSLSGNAENNISNTATPLKQALSPMTTPATVAEPPSHELHKPSVFLPSNEPLAVDQMEEEEDYELTVEQARRYQQMLSMKAGTLGGPILTKRLREQAAHGLSKKNKSVTECLLRIKFPDRSHIEIAFKPDEDMHTVYDIVSQSLLDDKINFTLNQSHPFKPLANDDQKLLEDLEFGSKTMLLFETDSTSTGPFLKPHLLKDAQKISHQATVTPSPESTDSSNTQSHSDNVPKIKKTLNKVPKWLKLSKK
- the AVO2 gene encoding Avo2p — protein: MLKEASARLREAIIEGNLLIVKRLLRRYPDLLTNIDSENGWSSLHYASYHGRYLICVYLIQLGHDKHELIKTFKGNTCVHLALMRGHEQTLHLLLQQFPQFINHRGENGRAPIHIACMKNYYQCLSLLIGVGADLWVMDTNGDTPLHVCLEYGSLNCMKMLVNEGEVSLDDNVKDKGNWKPLDVAQTFEVGNVYSKVLKDVKKKGVPLGTGKKPSSFRTPILGAKAAFEDGPSPVLSMNSPYSLYSNNSPLPALPRGISTHNASVTGGTNRRSSIQNPVFNPRKPSLSTDSFSSGSNSSPRARVNSKSTAGGSPMKEQVPELLRHSVTPTSPHNNIALINRYLLPNKSNENLRIDPQVQANNDKTSGGCGAAAAATTTGIGLRKDSDDENENQNDNENNSEVTRAEPRRRVSLLNIPISKLRNSSAGSIEER